The following are from one region of the Oncorhynchus nerka isolate Pitt River linkage group LG8, Oner_Uvic_2.0, whole genome shotgun sequence genome:
- the LOC115118242 gene encoding enoyl-CoA hydratase domain-containing protein 3, mitochondrial-like isoform X1, producing the protein MARNLFYRAANIVQLSRFTLLVGSKSLCTQIPAEPLTVRQQNNGIRSITLNNPKKRNALSLSMLESLRGNILADIDSDDLRVIVISAKGPVFSSGHDLKELTSAQGRDYHFKVFQACSEVMTLIQDIPVPVIAMVNGVATAAGCQLVASCDIAVVTEKSTFATPGVNVGLFCSTPAVAIGRAVPKKVAMEMLFTGSPISAQDALLHGLVSKVVPEECLEHETLAIARRVCQASRPVVALGKATFHRQMAQGRDAAYAIASRVMVDNLALRDGQEGIRAFIEKRKPVWTNKAEKAHD; encoded by the exons ATGGCTCGAAATTTGTTTTACCGTGCTGCTAATATTGTCCAACTCAGCAGGTTTACACTTCTAGTTGGGTCAAAGTCACTTTGTACGCAAATTCCGGCGGAGCCATTGACTGTCAGACAGCAAAACAATGGAATAAG GAGTATAACCTTGAACAACCCGAAGAAGAGGAatgccctgtctctgtccatgCTGGAATCACTAAGAGGCAACATCCTGGCTGACATCGACAGCGACGACCTCAGAGTCATCGTCATATCAG CTAAGGGACCAGTGTTCTCCTCTGGGCATGACCTGAAGGAGCTGACGTCAGCACAGGGCAGAGATTACCACTTCAAGGTGTTTCAGGCCTGCTCAGAG GTTATGACCCTGATACAAGACATTCCTGTGCCTGTGATTGCCATGGTGAATGGGGTTGCCACAGCAGCAGGATGCCAGCTTGTTGCCAGTTGTGACATTGCCGTGGTGACGGAGAAGTCCACCTTCGCCACGCCAGGGGTCAACGTGGGTCTGTTCTGCTCAACACCAGCCGTGGCAATAGGAAGAGCTGTCCCCAAgaag GTTGCCATGGAGATGCTGTTCACAGGAAGCCCGATCTCGGCTCAGGATGCTTTGCTGCACGGGCTGGTCAGCAAGGTGGTTCCTGAGGAGTGTCTAGAGCACGAGACGTTAGCCATCGCACGGCGGGTCTGTCAGGCCAGTCGGCCCGTTGTAGCCCTTGGCAAGGCCACCTtccacag ACAGATGGCCCAGGGTCGGGATGCGGCCTACGCTATAGCCTCTCGTGTCATGGTGGATAACCTAGCTCTCAGAGACGGACAGGAGGGGATACGGGCCTTCATAGAGAAACGGAAGCCTGTGTGGACAAACAAAGCAGAGAAGGCCCATGATTAG
- the LOC115118242 gene encoding enoyl-CoA hydratase domain-containing protein 3, mitochondrial-like isoform X2: MARNLFYRAANIVQLSRFTLLVGSKSLCTQIPAEPLTVRQQNNGIRSITLNNPKKRNALSLSMLESLRGNILADIDSDDLRVIVISAKGPVFSSGHDLKELTSAQGRDYHFKVFQACSEVMTLIQDIPVPVIAMVNGVATAAGCQLVASCDIAVVTEKSTFATPGVNVGLFCSTPAVAIGRAVPKKVAMEMLFTGSPISAQDALLHGLVSKVVPEECLEHETLAIARRVCQASRPVVALGKATFHRWPRVGMRPTL, from the exons ATGGCTCGAAATTTGTTTTACCGTGCTGCTAATATTGTCCAACTCAGCAGGTTTACACTTCTAGTTGGGTCAAAGTCACTTTGTACGCAAATTCCGGCGGAGCCATTGACTGTCAGACAGCAAAACAATGGAATAAG GAGTATAACCTTGAACAACCCGAAGAAGAGGAatgccctgtctctgtccatgCTGGAATCACTAAGAGGCAACATCCTGGCTGACATCGACAGCGACGACCTCAGAGTCATCGTCATATCAG CTAAGGGACCAGTGTTCTCCTCTGGGCATGACCTGAAGGAGCTGACGTCAGCACAGGGCAGAGATTACCACTTCAAGGTGTTTCAGGCCTGCTCAGAG GTTATGACCCTGATACAAGACATTCCTGTGCCTGTGATTGCCATGGTGAATGGGGTTGCCACAGCAGCAGGATGCCAGCTTGTTGCCAGTTGTGACATTGCCGTGGTGACGGAGAAGTCCACCTTCGCCACGCCAGGGGTCAACGTGGGTCTGTTCTGCTCAACACCAGCCGTGGCAATAGGAAGAGCTGTCCCCAAgaag GTTGCCATGGAGATGCTGTTCACAGGAAGCCCGATCTCGGCTCAGGATGCTTTGCTGCACGGGCTGGTCAGCAAGGTGGTTCCTGAGGAGTGTCTAGAGCACGAGACGTTAGCCATCGCACGGCGGGTCTGTCAGGCCAGTCGGCCCGTTGTAGCCCTTGGCAAGGCCACCTtccacag ATGGCCCAGGGTCGGGATGCGGCCTACGCTATAG